In Xenopus tropicalis strain Nigerian chromosome 5, UCB_Xtro_10.0, whole genome shotgun sequence, one genomic interval encodes:
- the dop1a gene encoding protein dopey-1 isoform X2: MNAEEVELLSDSKYRNYVAAVDKALKNFEYSSEWADLISALGKLNKVLQNNAKYQVVPRKITIGKRLAQCLHPALPGGVHRKALETYEIIFKIIGPKRLAKDLFLYSSGLFPLLTNAAMSVKPVLLSLYEMYYLPLGKTLKPGLQGLLTGILPGLEEGSEYYDRTNTLLEKVASAVEQSAFYGALWGSLLTSPAVRLPGITYVLSHLNRKLSMEDQLYIIGSDIELMVEAVSTSVQDSSVLVQRSTLDLILFCFPFHMSQATRPDMIRILSAALRVVLRRDMSLNRRLYAWLLGPRSSRQSNPEEHATHYFNTFSKELLVQAMVGILQGKEMSRESAPVQDLKPFRILISLLDKPELGPAILEDVLIEVFRTLYTQCKAELDLQAQTPFSKDPVQLSSKLRENKRTAELIKTANLLFNSFEPYYMWDYIARWFEECCRRTLHSRIQTPGGDSSKPELPLINFCLLVDFLLDIVSLPTRSMRVICQEAYIEIQTEHLPQLLLRMISALTSHLQALDLKELEDSLRLCSKILSKVQPPLLSPGVDGSVHFPGGQNSYCKEKDERKLSPVTSENTGDVFEDGENPPSSRSSESGFTEFVQYQADRADDIDNEGQGAAGLPLGSTSSEAETVSTIGSEETLILPLCLSPQRIAARSIKPTQKTAMQGCLEYFQQFLTRLFTLYIIPKSPVTMEVINVGDFAGAYADSTKWQTPMQENPKEKKTNRPLSPKEYRPAFIAACQLFLECSSFPVYIAEGSQASEIHASMANTDCEQVQPPLWLQTLMNACNMAQDFSIQSVAISLVMDLVGLTQSVAVVAGENSSSLEPSQPLSPNQGRVSVVIRPPLTEGNLRYIAEKTDFFKHVALTLWEQLGDQTPKHHQRSVELFYQLHSLVPSSSICEDVISQQLTHKDKKIRMEAHGRFAVLWHLTRDLHINKTSSYGRTFDRSLFIMLDSLNSLDGCTSSVAQAWLNQVLQRHDIARVLEPLLLLLLHPKTQRVSVQRVQAERHWSKSLRYLEDNRNNCLRIFTSSDALSTSRESTGQVASKRGATNDMETFSLTVNPLSDRLSLLSTSSETIPMGVCDFDLPDQQTEILQSSDSGCSQSSVGESVNYDVDAESISAQDNCQTLAEEPIAEIVQQVILDLIYKVLTDLGEDAESSYSQDNQQDTPHIINMPNSTASARDNEGEVVQLNDDVLVANDPSRLLSVSAEVGIESLANAISRNISSPCIMGQQNPTEFNLNLESQSRKRSHSSIQFNFIGKATEKDSSAKDVSKQGAKPKLKMSRRKDEDKKKTQNEKLKQANVFFSDGLDLENWYSCGEGEISEIESDVGSPGVRKSPHFNIHPLYQHVLLYLQLYDSSRTLYALTAIKAILKTSPTVFVKAISTTNVSNAYTPQLSLLQNLLARHRISVMGKDFYSNIPLDSNHNFRSSMYIEILISLCLYFMRSHYPTHVKVTQQDLMGNRNMQMMSIEILTLLFTELAKVIESSAKGFASFISDMLSKCKVQKVILHCLLSSIFSAQKWHSERMAEKNIMAIEEGFSEDSLINFSEDEFDNGSTLQSQLLKVLQSLIILEHRVLTVPEDNEAGFDFVITDLENINPQQPMTSLQYLHSQPITCQGMFLCAVIRALHQHYTCKMHPQWICLMTSTLPYMGKVLQKVVVSVTLQLCRNLDNLIQQYKYETGITDSRPLWMASFIPPDMILTVLEGITTIIHYCLLDPSAQYHQLMVSVDQKHLLEARSGMLSILHLIMSSVTLLWSVLHQADSSEKNFTAASATVTTVNLGSTKNLRQQILELLGPISMNHGVYFMAAIAFVWNERRQNKNSTRTKVIPSASDEQLLLVELVRSISVMRTETVIQTVKEVLKQPPAIAKDKKHLSLEVCMLQFFYAYVQRIPVSNLVDSWASFLVLLKDSIQLNIPAPGQFLILGVLNEFIMKNPTLENKKDQRDLQDVTHKIVDAIGAIAGSSLEQTTWLRRNLEVKPSPRITVDGTNLESDVEDIMLSPVMEISNITPSVYSVHALTLLAEVLAHLLDMVFYSDEKERVIPLLVNIMHYVVPYLRNHSAHNASSYRACVQLLSSLSGYQYTRRTWKKEAFDLFMDPNFFQMDGSCVSHWRSIMDHLMTHDKTTFRDLMTRVAVAQSSSLGLFTNRDAELEQRAMLLKRLAFAIFSSEIDQYQKFLPDIQERLVESLRLPQVPTLHSQVFLFFRVLLLRMSPQHLTSLWPTMITELVQVFLLMEQELTADEDITRISGPSVAGLETTYTGGNGFSTSYNSQRWLNLYLSACKFLDLALALPSENLPQFQMYRWAFIPEASDDAGLEVRRQGTHQREFKPYVVRLAKLLRKRAKKNPEEDCSGRTLDWNPGNLLLTIYSIRTIEQLLPFFNVLSQVFNSKITSRCVGESGSPILYQSSFPNKDIKMENQKLFCKIRQKIEEMLERDFLEGGLKS, translated from the exons CTCTGGTCTCTTTCCTCTACTGACAAATGCTGCTATGTCTGTGAAACCAGTATTACTTAGTCTGTATGAAATGTACTACCTTCCTCTTGGCAAAACCTTGAAACCAGGGCTGCAAGGACTGCTCACTGGAATCCTTCCAGGACTAGAGGAAGGTTCTGAATATTATGATAG GACTAACACCTTGTTAGAGAAGGTGGCTTCTGCTGTGGAACAATCTGCATTCTACGGTGCATTGTGGGGAAGTCTTCTCACCAGTCCTGCAGTGAGATTACCTGGCATCACCTATGTGCTCTCACACCTTAACAGAAAGCTTTCTATGGAAGATCAGCTTTATATCATTGGCAGTGATATTGAATTAATG GTAGAAGCTGTGAGCACATCTGTACAGGACTCCAGTGTGCTTGTTCAAAGGAGTACGCTAGACCTTATCCTCTTCTGCTTTCCTTTCCATATGAGCCAG GCAACCCGTCCTGACATGATCCGTATCTTGTCAGCTGCACTGCGTGTGGTATTACGTAGAGACATGTCTTTGAATCGGAGACTTTATGCTTGGCTCCTTG GACCAAGAAGCTCAAGGCAAAGCAATCCCGAGGAACATGCCACTCACTATTTTAATACATTCTCCAAGGAGCTCCTAGTACAG GCTATGGTAGGAATATTACAAGGAAAAGAAATGAGCAGAGAGAGCGCCCCTGTGCAAGACTTAAAGCCATTCCGAATTCTCATAAGTCTATTGGACAAGCCTGAGCTAG GGCCAGCAATCTTGGAAGATGTACTAATAGAAGTGTTCAGGACCTTGTACACACAGTGCAAAGCAGAACTTGATCTTCAGGCTCAGACACCCTTTAGCAAGGACCCAGTGCAGTTAAGTAG taaactaAGGGAAAACAAGAGGACTGCCGAGTTGATAAAAACAGCAAACCTCTTGTTTAACTCATTTGAACCTTATTACATGTGGGATTACATCGCTCGTTGGTTTGAAGAATGCTGCAG GAGGACTTTGCACTCCAGGATACAGACCCCAGGTGGTGACAGTAGCAAGCCTGAGTTACCACTTATCAATTTTTGCTTGTTGGTGGACTTCTTGTTGGATATAGTGTCCTTG CCGACTAGAAGTATGAGAGTGATTTGTCAG GAGGCATACATAGAAATACAGACCGAGCACCTGCCTCAGCTTCTCCTGAGGATGATTTCAGCACTGACAAGCCATCTTCAAGCTCTGGACCTGAAAGAACTCGAAGACTCACTGAGGCTTTGTTCCAAAATCCTCAGCAAGGTTCAGCCTCCTCTTTTATCTCCTGGGGTGGATGGTTCTGTACATTTTCCAGGTGGACAAAACAGCTACTGCAAAGAGAAAGATGAAAGAAag CTGTCCCCTGTTACCTCAGAAAACACAGGTGATGTGTTTGAAGATGGAGAGAACCCGCCGAGCAGTCGGTCGTCAGAAAGTGGCTTTACTGAGTTTGTGCAGTACCAAGCTGACAGAGCTGATGACATTGACAATGAGGGCCAAGGTGCAGCTGGTCTGCCCTTAGGTAGTACTTCATCAGAGGCTGAAACTGTATCTACTATTGGGTCTGAGGAGACACTTATTCTGCCCCTGTGTTTAAGCCCTCAGAGGATAGCAGCTCGCAGCATTAAACCCACACAAAAGACTGCCATGCAGGGTTGCTTAGAGTATTTCCAGCAGTTTTTGACAAGACTTTTCACCTTGTACATTATTCCCAAGAGTCCTGTTACTATGGAAGTTATAAATGTCGGTGACTTCGCTGGAGCTTATGCAGACAGTACTAAGTGGCAAACTCCAATGCAGGAGAATCCTAAAGAAAAGAAAACTAACAGGCCACTTTCCCCAAAAGAATACCGCCCTGCCTTTATTGCTGCATGCCAGCTATTTCTTGAATGTTCAAGCTTCCCTGTTTACATTGCAGAAGGCAGTCAAGCATCAGAGATTCATGCAAGTATGGCTAACACAG attgtGAGCAGGTCCAGCCTCCTCTCTGGCTCCAGACACTTATGAACGCATGTAACATGGCACAAGACTTCAGCATTCAGAGTGTGGCCATCTCTCTTGTCATGGACCTGGTGGGGCTTACACAGTCAGTGGCAGTTGTTGCAGGAGAGAACTCCAGCAGTCTGGAACCTTCCCAACCTTTAAGCCCTAACCAAGGGCGAGTGTCTGTTGTTATCAGGCCACCGCTTACTGAAGGCAATTTAAGATACATTGcagagaaaacagatttttttaag CACGTGGCTTTAACTCTGTGGGAGCAGTTAGGAGATCAGACTCCCAAACACCATCAAAGAAGCGTGGAACTTTTCTACCAGCTGCACAGCTTAGTACCCTCTTCTAGTATATGTGAAGATGTCATCAGCCAGCAGTTAACACACAAGGACAAG AAAATAAGAATGGAAGCTCATGGAAGATTTGCAGTTCTCTGGCACCTGACCCGTGACTTGCATATAAACAAAACCTCATCTTATGGACGCACTTTTGACAG GTCATTATTTATTATGCTTGACAGTCTAAACAGTTTGGATGGCTGTACGTCATCTGTTGCGCAAGCCTGGCTAAATCAAGTGCTCCAGAGACATGATATTGCAAGAGTTCTTGAGCCTCTTCTGCTGTTGCTTCTTCATCCGAAGACACAACGGGTATCTGTGCAAAGGGTGCAAGCAGAGCGGCATTGGAGCAAGTCCCTTCGATACCTTGAAGATAACAGGAAcaactgtcttagaatatttaCCAGCAGTGATG cattgTCTACCTCCCGGGAAAGTACAGGACAAGTGGCATCAAAACGAGGAGCCACTAATGATATGGAGACCTTCAGTCTTACAGTTAACCCTCTCAGTGACAGGCTTTCCCTTTTGAGCACCAGCAGTGAAACTATTCCAATGGGAGTGTGTGATTTTGACCTTCCAGACCAACAGACTGAGATATTGCAAAGCTCTGACTCTGGTTGCTCTCAGtcatcagtgggtgaaagtgtCAACTATGATGTTGATGCAGAGAGTATATCTGCTCAAGATAACTGCCAAACCTTAGCAGAAGAACCTATTGCTGAAATTGTTCAGCAAGTTATTTTAGACTTGATATACAAAGTTCTTACAGACCTTGGTGAAGATGCTGAATCAAGTTATTCACAAGATAATCAGCAAGACACCCCGCATATCATAAATATGCCCAACTCTACTGCCAGTGCTAGGGACAATGAGGGTGAAGTAGTTCAGTTGAATGATGATGTTCTGGTAGCCAATGACCCATCTAGACTTTTATCTGTGTCTGCAGAAGTTGGCATAGAAAGCCTAGCAAATGCTATTTCTAGAAATATTTCCTCTCCATGCATCATGGGCCAACAAAACCCCACAGAGTTTAACCTTAACTTGGAATCACAAAGCAGAAAAAGAAGCCACAGCAGTATACAGTTCAATTTTATAGGAAAAGCTACTGAAAAAGACAGTTCTGCTAAAGATGTCAGCAAACAGGGTGCAAAGCCCAAGTTAAAAATGTCTAGGAGGAAAGATGAAgataagaaaaaaacacagaatgaaAAGCTAAAAcaggcaaatgttttttttagtgatGGGTTGGATTTAGAGAACTGGTACAGCTGTGGAGAAGGAGAAATTTCGGAAATTGAAAGTGATGTAGGATCTCCAGGAGTACGTAAATCTCCACATTTTAACATCCATCCTCTTTATCAGCATGTGCTGCTCTACCTTCAGCTTTATGACTCCTCAAGGACATTATATGCACTTACTGCCATTAAAGCCATATTAAAGACAAGTCCCACAGTTTTTGTAAAAGCTATTTCAACCACTAATGTTAGCAATGCTTATACCCCGCAATTGTCATTGCTTCAAAATCTTTTGGCCCGCCATCGGATATCTGTAATGGGAAAAGATTTTTATAGCAATATTCCACTGGACTCAAATCACAATTTTCGCAGTTCAATGTATATAGAAATCCTTATATCTTTATGTCTGTACTTTATGAGAAGCCACTATCCTACTCACGTAAAGGTAACGCAGCAAGATCTGATGGGTAATCGCAACATGCAAATGATGAGCATAGAAATTCTGACTCTTCTTTTCACAGAGCTTGCTAAAGTTATAGAAAGCTCTGCAAAGGGTTTCGCCAGTTTCATATCTGATATGTTATCAAAGTGCAAGGTTCAGAAAGTAATACTTCATTGCTTGTTGTCATCGATTTTTAGCGCTCAGAAGTGGCACAGTGAAAGAATGGCTGAGAAGAACATAATGGCAATAGAAGAGGGATTCTCTGAGGACAGCCTAATTAATTTCTCAGAAGATGAGTTTGACAATGGCAGCACATTGCAGTCTCAGCTTTTAAAGGTTCTTCAGAGTCTGATCATTCTGGAGCACCGTGTGCTGACAGTTCCAGAAGATAACGAAGCAGGCTTTGATTTTGTCATTACTGACTTGGAAAACATTAATCCCCAGCAGCCAATGACTTCACTTCAGTACTTGCACTCTCAACCGATCACATGCCAGGGGATGTTCCTTTGTGCTGTGATCAGGGCTTTACATCAGCATTACACGTGCAAAATGCACCCTCAGTGGATTTGCCTTATGACATCCACCTTGCCTTATATGGGGAAGGTTCTGCAAAAAGTTGTAGTTTCAGTGACTTTACAGCTTTGCAGAAATCTGGATAACTTAATTCAGCAGTACAAGTATGAAACTGGAATAACAGACTCAAG GCCACTTTGGATGGCATCCTTTATTCCTCCAGACATGATTCTAACTGTCTTAGAAGGAATAACAACAATAATTCACTATTGCTTGCTTGATCCATCTGCTCAGTATCACCAG CTTATGGTGAGTGTGGATCAGAAGCATTTACTTGAGGCTCGCAGTGGAATGCTGTCCATCCTTCATCTGATTATGTCCTCAGTTACCTTGCTGTGGAGCGTACTGCATCAAGCTGACTCTTCAGAGAAAAACTTCACTGCTGCTTCTGCAACTGTTACCACAGTCAATCTTGGCTCTACAAAG AATTTACGGCAGCAGATTCTGGAGCTGTTGGGTCCAATTTCTATGAATCATGGGGTATATTTTATGGCTGCCATTGCTTTTGTTTGGAATGAAAGAAGACAGAACAAAAATTCTACTCGCACAAAG GTTATACCATCTGCTAGTGACGAGCAGCTTTTGTTGGTGGAACTGGTTCGCTCTATTAGTGTGATGAGGACCGAAACAGTGATACAGACTGTGAAAGAAGTATTAAAGCAGCCACCGGCCATTGCTAAAGACAAG AAGCATCTCTCACTTGAGGTCTGCATGCTACAGTTCTTTTATGCCTATGTTCAAAG AATTCCAGTCTCCAATCTTGTCGATAGTTGGGCTTCTTTTCTTGTGCTTCTGAAGGATTCTATTCAGCTTAATATTCCAGCACCAGGACAGTTTCTTATACTTGG TGTTCTAAACGAGTTTATCATGAAAAACCCAACCCTGGAGAACAAGAAAGACCAGAGGGATTTACAG GATGTAACTCACAAAATAGTAGATGCCATTGGAGCAATTGCTGGTTCGTCCTTGGAGCAGACTACATGGCTAAGAAGAAATCTGGAAGTCAAGCCGTCCCCCAGGATTACTGTAGATGGGACCAATCTAGAATCTGATGTTGAAG ATATTATGCTATCCCCAGTCATGGAAATATCAAACATTACTCCATCTGTTTACAGTGTGCATGCCCTGACATTACTCGCTGAG GTTCTTGCACACTTGTTGGATATGGTTTTCTACAGTGATGAGAAAGAGAGAGTTATACCTTTGCTTGTTAATATTATGCATTATGTGGTTCCATACTTACGCAATCACAG TGCACATAATGCTTCCAGCTACAGAGCTTGTGTGCAGCTTCTGAGCAGTCTGAGTGGCTATCAGTATACAAGGAGAACATGGAAGAAGGAAGCATTTGACCTTTTTATGGATCCCAACTTCTTCCAGATGGATGGATCCTGTGTTAGTCA CTGGAGATCTATTATGGACCATCTCATGACACATGATAAAACTACGTTTCGGGATTTAATGA CCCGCGTTGCTGTGGCACAGAGTAGTTCCCTTGGTCTGTTTACTAACCGTGATGCAGAGTTGGAGCAGCGAGCCATGCTTCTCAAGAGACTGGCATTTGCCATCTTCAGCAGTGAGATAGACCAGTACCAGAAGTTTCTACCAGACATACAAG AAAGATTAGTGGAGAGCCTGAGGCTGCCACAGGTTCCAACTCTGCATTCCCAAGTATTCCTGTTCTTTCGGGTTTTGCTTTTAAGGATGTCTCCCCAGCACCTCACTTCTCTGTGGCCAACTATGATCACTGAACTG GTACAAGTATTTCTGCTTATGGAACAGGAACTCACTGCTGATGAAGATATCACAAG GATATCTGGGCCATCAGTTGCTGGTTTAGAAACAACTTACACTGGAGGAAATGGCTTCTCTACATCCTACAACAGCCAGCGGTGGCTAAACCTGTATTTGTCTGCGTGCAAATTTCTAGATTTGGCCTTAGCCTTGCCCTCTGAAAACCTTCCTCAGTTTCAGAT GTACAGATGGGCATTTATCCCGGAAGCATCAGATGATGCAGGCTTGGAGGTGCGCAGACAAGGCACACATCAAAGGGAATTCAAACCATACGTTGTGCGCCTTGCAAAGCTGCTGAGGAAAAGAGCAAAG AAAAACCCAGAGGAGGACTGCTCAGGGAGAACACTAGACTGGAACCCAGGAAACCTCCTGCTAACAATCTACAGTATCCGCACCATCGAGCAGCTGCTGCCTTTTTTCAACGTACTAAGCCAAGTCTTCAATAGCAAAATCACAAGCAGATGCGTTGGAGAATCAGGGAGCCCGATACTTTACCAAAGCTCTTTTCCCAACAAAGACATTAAAATGGAAAACCAGAAACTGTTCTGCAAAATAAGACAAAAGATTGAGGAGATGCTTGAGAGAGATTTTCTTGAAGGGGGTTTGAAGAGCTGA